A genomic stretch from Pomacea canaliculata isolate SZHN2017 linkage group LG2, ASM307304v1, whole genome shotgun sequence includes:
- the LOC112556634 gene encoding uncharacterized protein LOC112556634 isoform X2 yields MNHEDFPLCLSVVKCFAYSLSVVERSKLVFVCTFTRVQKMESFPDDKCTLPAAMKELIQYFESQSKLLDDQDIIDSSIISLMSNTSNCSETNFISCIRFCGVPILPPVMTTSRRQEMRQAQQEAMFRKSCSARQKTVLSTPSASQGLEASGEHMEKRGGQIGGTRYPLERPSVLKPVLSSAWGSLTADSSENLIKSDGREEAVESLSTVAVTSTGNTFATIEQGTEEFGFHTLDSVCSDLMSMEEVLPTYFHGVPLTSVRQQKISQDLNRLSKILNVKDFNSTGESDAGELTRTGLSLVGQALDDRWAHLVSTDVRASDDKSSSVYHERQDFTVAEDNVGMENSISGTASIDCSSADMPSQGEVNALFGSSTNTSGVSSANTTSTTDSQKSSRSSPRSLKNTVHFASFVTEYFDNSSSQSSENITVVKKKISADFGGDKRSLIETDRCEVDANQNTDDSLCVTNISSKQNKKLNCSDEGLLCKVSLTDLEAPNSPVTDPSSLPFQNTMSETCLSDKENDAKQANQVLVPGGAGTSSACGHSRQRSGGGPTVSSASVAESQTSSKSDTTAATSESSSSTLIESVVTSGEGMELGMNVREFEPTGKDGDGTDRTRHQFRMLDCFQKPKKLPAEPLVQTAISRTEGRDSTENLCASQGQKAHIRRGSYTLLSPSPVLVRACERAGETAFVGKQSTQFKEIKKGIHEEDCAKQCNSPQHIPSHLESTGKAEHMSRYLSQVQLHYSGEISDSSASNVLHVLDPSYPELNAQLQSSLNVLQSLTQMQSSLLTLDGSEGKLPEEVLEAHSQQFDRRRQTLLTKQKQELEDLFVQQRREQMSLLAEIEEHQRCMKEQQEFLETNLPESIKVQTKTVQPNPTFEELGSEETQIKQGSLPACKFVDHTVGNFAARKPALSSGPPTHRLVLRSPGKFSSRHTSSYKITTPPEALEPHMKVKFDKLTALARGFLTRCLMKSSKVQELIKTIKATREFAFSFQSEVAIARGPWSRQDRHLFERIINQLQAALMDIHEIFFDMPVIEKMMLIKQTRQHKLEKEHTSSREENPRGSGPRISSATLKALKRKQQAQEAEAAVFGETRPSTTSPISSSAQSASHDDLRAIKPITMHASHHLQVSPLQLDVPVARSEKRPQTAPEKVSRPKKPGSTFAPTFSSGHSTDSAFSKSAMRLKQQQQQHQQQQHQAAPSKSSKLPKQSKLWR; encoded by the exons ATGACAACAAGCAGACGTCAAGAAATGAGACAGGCTCAGCAAGAAGCTATGTTTAGGAAAAGCTGCAGTGCCAGACAAAAAACAGTCTTGTCAACACCATCAGCTTCCCAGGGCTTAGAG GCATCAGGTGAGCACATGGAGAAGAGAGGAGGGCAAATAGGGGGCACCAGGTATCCACTGGAGAGACCATCTGTGCTGAAACCTGTTCTGTCATCAGCCTGGGGGTCACTCACTGCAGACTCATCAGAAAACCTAATTAAGTCAGATGGGAGAGAAGAGGCAGTGGAGAGCCTAAGTACAGTGGCAGTGACCAGCACTGGGAACACCTTTGCCACAATTGAACAAGGGACTGAAGAGTTTGGTTTTCACACTTTAGACTCTGTCTGTTCAGACTTGATGTCCATGGAGGAAGTGCTGCCCACATACTTCCATGGGGTTCCTCTCACATCTGTCAGGCAGCAAAAGATTTCCCAGGATTTGAATAGGCTGTCAAAAATTTTGAATGTGAAAGACTTTAATTCTACTGGAGAAAGTGATGCAGGGGAGTTAACTAGGACAGGCTTGTCCTTGGTGGGCCAGGCATTGGATGATAGATGGGCACACTTAGTTAGCACAGATGTGCGTGCCTCAGATGATAAATCTTCTAGTGTTTACCATGAAAGACAGGATTTCACAGTGGCTGAAGATAATGTTGGCATGGAGAATTCCATATCTGGTACCGCAAGCATTGATTGCTCATCAGCAGACATGCCTTCACAAGGAGAGGTAAACGCATTGTTTGGGAGCAGCACCAACACCTCAGGCGTAAGCTCAGCCAATACAACCAGTACAACAGATAGTCAGAAGAGCAGCAGAAGCAGCCCAAGATCACTGAAAAACACTGTTCATTTTGCTTCCTTTGTCAcagaatattttgacaatagCAGTAGTCAATCCTCGGAAAATATTACGGTtgtgaagaaaaagatttcaGCAGACTTTGGTGGTGATAAGAGAAGCCTCATTGAAACTGATCGCTGTGAAGTAGACGCTAACCAGAATACTGATGATTCCTTGTgtgtaacaaatatttcaagcaaacaaaataaaaaattaaactgcaGTGATGAAGGGTTGCTTTGTAAAGTGTCGCTTACTGACCTTGAGGCTCCAAACTCACCTGTAACAGACCCATCTAGCTTACCATTCCAGAATACCATGAGCGAAACCTGTTTAtctgacaaagaaaatgatgcCAAGCAAGCCAACCAGGTACTTGTACCAGGAGGAGCTGGCACCTCTTCTGCCTGTGGTCACAGCAGACAGCGGTCTGGAGGAGGCCCTACAGTTAGCAGTGCCAGTGTCGCAGAATCACAGACATCTTCTAAATCTGATACCACAGCTGCCACATCTGAGTCCAGCAGCAGTACACTTATTGAGTCTGTGGTGACCAGCGGAGAGGGCATGGAACTTGGAATGAACGTCAGGGAGTTTGAGCCCACAGGTAAAGATGGAGATGGCACAGACAGGACAAGACACCAGTTTAGAATGTTGGATTGTTTccagaaaccaaaaaaattgCCGGCTGAACCATTGGTGCAGACTGCCATCAGCAGGACTGAAGGAAGAGATTCGACTGAAAATTTATGTGCAAGCCAAGGGCAGAAGGCTCACATTCGGCGTGGCTCATACACACTCCTCAGTCCATCTCCTGTGTTGGTCAGGGCCTGTGAAAGGGCTGGAGAGACAGCATTTGTAGGCAAACAAAGTACACAATTTAAAGAGATCAAGAAAGGGATACATGAAGAGGACTGTGCAAAGCAATGTAACAGCCCTCAGCATATCCCTTCCCATCTGGAGTCTACAGGCAAGGCAGAGCACATGAGCAGATACTTGTCCCAAGTACAACTTCATTATTCAGGTGAAATATCGGATTCTTCTGCCTCAAATGTCCTGCATGTACTTGACCCTAGCTATCCTGAACTCAATGCACAGCTTCAGAGCAGTTTGAATGTTCTGCAGTCCCTGACACAGATGCAGTCAAGCCTCTTAACCCTTGATGGGAGTGAAGGCAAGCTTCCAGAGGAAGTCCTTGAGGCACACAGTCAACAGTTTGACAGACGTCGCCAGACCTTGCTGACCAAGCAGAAGCAGGAGCTAGAGGACTTGTTTGTCCAGCAGAGACGTGAACAGATGTCTCTTCTGGCTGAGATTGAGGAGCATCAGCGGTGTATGAAA GAACAGCAAGAATTTTTAGAAACCAATCTACCAGAATCCATCAAGGTCCAGACAAAAACAGTTCAGCCTAATCCCACTTTTGAGGAGTTAGGGAGCGAGGAAACACAGATAAAACAAGGCTCTTTGCCTGCTTGTAAATTTGTGGATCACACAGTAGGAAATTTTGCAGCACGAAAACCTGCACTGTCCTCTGGCCCGCCAACACATCGTCTTGTGCTCAGATCTCCTGGCAAGTTCAGCTCCAGGCATACAAGCTCCTACAAAATTACAACACCACCAGAG GCACTAGAGCCCCACATGAAGGTGAAATTTGACAAGCTGACAGCTCTAGCCCGTGGTTTTCTCACCCGTTGCCTTATGAAATCCTCCAAGGTTCAGGAGCTGATTAAAACCATTAAG GCCACAAGGGAGTTTGCCTTCAGCTTTCAGTCAGAAGTAGCTATTGCAAGAGGGCCATGGTCCCGCCAGGACAGACATCTGTTTGAAAGGATCATTAATCAG CTTCAGGCTGCTCTGATGGACATTCACGAGATATTTTTTGACATGCCAGTCATAGAGAAGATGATGCTGATTAAGCAGACACGTCAACACAAGCTGGAGAAGGAACACACATCT tCCAGAGAAGAAAACCCCCGTGGTTCTGGACCTCGCATCAGCTCGGCCACATTAAAAGCTTTGAAGAGGAAACAGCAAGCGCA AGAAGCAGAAGCCGCTGTTTTTGGTGAAACTCGGCCTAGTACTACATCTCCTATATCTAGCAGTGCCCAGTCAGCTAGTCATGATGACTTGAG GGCTATCAAACCAATCACCATGCATGCCAGTCATCACCTCCAAGTGTCTCCACTTCAGCTAGATGTGCCTGTAGCAAG GTCAGAAAAACGACCACAGACAGCACCAGAGAAGGTGTCACGTCCAAAAAAGCCAGGCAGCACCTTTGCGCCTACTTTTAGTAGTGGCCATTCCACTGACTCAG CTTTCTCCAAAAGCGCCATGAGGctaaagcagcagcagcagcagcaccagcaacagcaacatcaagCAGCACCCAGCAAAAGCAGCAAATTACCCAAGCAGTCCAAGTTATGGCGATAA
- the LOC112556634 gene encoding uncharacterized protein LOC112556634 isoform X1, which yields MNHEDFPLCLSVVKCFAYSLSVVERSKLVFVCTFTRVQKMESFPDDKCTLPAAMKELIQYFESQSKLLDDQDIIDSSIISLMSNTSNCSETNFISCIRFCGVPILPPVMTTSRRQEMRQAQQEAMFRKSCSARQKTVLSTPSASQGLEASGEHMEKRGGQIGGTRYPLERPSVLKPVLSSAWGSLTADSSENLIKSDGREEAVESLSTVAVTSTGNTFATIEQGTEEFGFHTLDSVCSDLMSMEEVLPTYFHGVPLTSVRQQKISQDLNRLSKILNVKDFNSTGESDAGELTRTGLSLVGQALDDRWAHLVSTDVRASDDKSSSVYHERQDFTVAEDNVGMENSISGTASIDCSSADMPSQGEVNALFGSSTNTSGVSSANTTSTTDSQKSSRSSPRSLKNTVHFASFVTEYFDNSSSQSSENITVVKKKISADFGGDKRSLIETDRCEVDANQNTDDSLCVTNISSKQNKKLNCSDEGLLCKVSLTDLEAPNSPVTDPSSLPFQNTMSETCLSDKENDAKQANQVLVPGGAGTSSACGHSRQRSGGGPTVSSASVAESQTSSKSDTTAATSESSSSTLIESVVTSGEGMELGMNVREFEPTGKDGDGTDRTRHQFRMLDCFQKPKKLPAEPLVQTAISRTEGRDSTENLCASQGQKAHIRRGSYTLLSPSPVLVRACERAGETAFVGKQSTQFKEIKKGIHEEDCAKQCNSPQHIPSHLESTGKAEHMSRYLSQVQLHYSGEISDSSASNVLHVLDPSYPELNAQLQSSLNVLQSLTQMQSSLLTLDGSEGKLPEEVLEAHSQQFDRRRQTLLTKQKQELEDLFVQQRREQMSLLAEIEEHQRCMKEQQEFLETNLPESIKVQTKTVQPNPTFEELGSEETQIKQGSLPACKFVDHTVGNFAARKPALSSGPPTHRLVLRSPGKFSSRHTSSYKITTPPEALEPHMKVKFDKLTALARGFLTRCLMKSSKVQELIKTIKATREFAFSFQSEVAIARGPWSRQDRHLFERIINQLQAALMDIHEIFFDMPVIEKMMLIKQTRQHKLEKEHTSSREENPRGSGPRISSATLKALKRKQQAQEAEAAVFGETRPSTTSPISSSAQSASHDDLSGPLKQHYKFLLSRAIKPITMHASHHLQVSPLQLDVPVARSEKRPQTAPEKVSRPKKPGSTFAPTFSSGHSTDSAFSKSAMRLKQQQQQHQQQQHQAAPSKSSKLPKQSKLWR from the exons ATGACAACAAGCAGACGTCAAGAAATGAGACAGGCTCAGCAAGAAGCTATGTTTAGGAAAAGCTGCAGTGCCAGACAAAAAACAGTCTTGTCAACACCATCAGCTTCCCAGGGCTTAGAG GCATCAGGTGAGCACATGGAGAAGAGAGGAGGGCAAATAGGGGGCACCAGGTATCCACTGGAGAGACCATCTGTGCTGAAACCTGTTCTGTCATCAGCCTGGGGGTCACTCACTGCAGACTCATCAGAAAACCTAATTAAGTCAGATGGGAGAGAAGAGGCAGTGGAGAGCCTAAGTACAGTGGCAGTGACCAGCACTGGGAACACCTTTGCCACAATTGAACAAGGGACTGAAGAGTTTGGTTTTCACACTTTAGACTCTGTCTGTTCAGACTTGATGTCCATGGAGGAAGTGCTGCCCACATACTTCCATGGGGTTCCTCTCACATCTGTCAGGCAGCAAAAGATTTCCCAGGATTTGAATAGGCTGTCAAAAATTTTGAATGTGAAAGACTTTAATTCTACTGGAGAAAGTGATGCAGGGGAGTTAACTAGGACAGGCTTGTCCTTGGTGGGCCAGGCATTGGATGATAGATGGGCACACTTAGTTAGCACAGATGTGCGTGCCTCAGATGATAAATCTTCTAGTGTTTACCATGAAAGACAGGATTTCACAGTGGCTGAAGATAATGTTGGCATGGAGAATTCCATATCTGGTACCGCAAGCATTGATTGCTCATCAGCAGACATGCCTTCACAAGGAGAGGTAAACGCATTGTTTGGGAGCAGCACCAACACCTCAGGCGTAAGCTCAGCCAATACAACCAGTACAACAGATAGTCAGAAGAGCAGCAGAAGCAGCCCAAGATCACTGAAAAACACTGTTCATTTTGCTTCCTTTGTCAcagaatattttgacaatagCAGTAGTCAATCCTCGGAAAATATTACGGTtgtgaagaaaaagatttcaGCAGACTTTGGTGGTGATAAGAGAAGCCTCATTGAAACTGATCGCTGTGAAGTAGACGCTAACCAGAATACTGATGATTCCTTGTgtgtaacaaatatttcaagcaaacaaaataaaaaattaaactgcaGTGATGAAGGGTTGCTTTGTAAAGTGTCGCTTACTGACCTTGAGGCTCCAAACTCACCTGTAACAGACCCATCTAGCTTACCATTCCAGAATACCATGAGCGAAACCTGTTTAtctgacaaagaaaatgatgcCAAGCAAGCCAACCAGGTACTTGTACCAGGAGGAGCTGGCACCTCTTCTGCCTGTGGTCACAGCAGACAGCGGTCTGGAGGAGGCCCTACAGTTAGCAGTGCCAGTGTCGCAGAATCACAGACATCTTCTAAATCTGATACCACAGCTGCCACATCTGAGTCCAGCAGCAGTACACTTATTGAGTCTGTGGTGACCAGCGGAGAGGGCATGGAACTTGGAATGAACGTCAGGGAGTTTGAGCCCACAGGTAAAGATGGAGATGGCACAGACAGGACAAGACACCAGTTTAGAATGTTGGATTGTTTccagaaaccaaaaaaattgCCGGCTGAACCATTGGTGCAGACTGCCATCAGCAGGACTGAAGGAAGAGATTCGACTGAAAATTTATGTGCAAGCCAAGGGCAGAAGGCTCACATTCGGCGTGGCTCATACACACTCCTCAGTCCATCTCCTGTGTTGGTCAGGGCCTGTGAAAGGGCTGGAGAGACAGCATTTGTAGGCAAACAAAGTACACAATTTAAAGAGATCAAGAAAGGGATACATGAAGAGGACTGTGCAAAGCAATGTAACAGCCCTCAGCATATCCCTTCCCATCTGGAGTCTACAGGCAAGGCAGAGCACATGAGCAGATACTTGTCCCAAGTACAACTTCATTATTCAGGTGAAATATCGGATTCTTCTGCCTCAAATGTCCTGCATGTACTTGACCCTAGCTATCCTGAACTCAATGCACAGCTTCAGAGCAGTTTGAATGTTCTGCAGTCCCTGACACAGATGCAGTCAAGCCTCTTAACCCTTGATGGGAGTGAAGGCAAGCTTCCAGAGGAAGTCCTTGAGGCACACAGTCAACAGTTTGACAGACGTCGCCAGACCTTGCTGACCAAGCAGAAGCAGGAGCTAGAGGACTTGTTTGTCCAGCAGAGACGTGAACAGATGTCTCTTCTGGCTGAGATTGAGGAGCATCAGCGGTGTATGAAA GAACAGCAAGAATTTTTAGAAACCAATCTACCAGAATCCATCAAGGTCCAGACAAAAACAGTTCAGCCTAATCCCACTTTTGAGGAGTTAGGGAGCGAGGAAACACAGATAAAACAAGGCTCTTTGCCTGCTTGTAAATTTGTGGATCACACAGTAGGAAATTTTGCAGCACGAAAACCTGCACTGTCCTCTGGCCCGCCAACACATCGTCTTGTGCTCAGATCTCCTGGCAAGTTCAGCTCCAGGCATACAAGCTCCTACAAAATTACAACACCACCAGAG GCACTAGAGCCCCACATGAAGGTGAAATTTGACAAGCTGACAGCTCTAGCCCGTGGTTTTCTCACCCGTTGCCTTATGAAATCCTCCAAGGTTCAGGAGCTGATTAAAACCATTAAG GCCACAAGGGAGTTTGCCTTCAGCTTTCAGTCAGAAGTAGCTATTGCAAGAGGGCCATGGTCCCGCCAGGACAGACATCTGTTTGAAAGGATCATTAATCAG CTTCAGGCTGCTCTGATGGACATTCACGAGATATTTTTTGACATGCCAGTCATAGAGAAGATGATGCTGATTAAGCAGACACGTCAACACAAGCTGGAGAAGGAACACACATCT tCCAGAGAAGAAAACCCCCGTGGTTCTGGACCTCGCATCAGCTCGGCCACATTAAAAGCTTTGAAGAGGAAACAGCAAGCGCA AGAAGCAGAAGCCGCTGTTTTTGGTGAAACTCGGCCTAGTACTACATCTCCTATATCTAGCAGTGCCCAGTCAGCTAGTCATGATGACTTGAG TGGGCCTCTCAAGCAGCACTACAAATTTCTCTTGTCCAGGGCTATCAAACCAATCACCATGCATGCCAGTCATCACCTCCAAGTGTCTCCACTTCAGCTAGATGTGCCTGTAGCAAG GTCAGAAAAACGACCACAGACAGCACCAGAGAAGGTGTCACGTCCAAAAAAGCCAGGCAGCACCTTTGCGCCTACTTTTAGTAGTGGCCATTCCACTGACTCAG CTTTCTCCAAAAGCGCCATGAGGctaaagcagcagcagcagcagcaccagcaacagcaacatcaagCAGCACCCAGCAAAAGCAGCAAATTACCCAAGCAGTCCAAGTTATGGCGATAA